A genome region from Mycobacterium sp. IDR2000157661 includes the following:
- a CDS encoding SCP2 sterol-binding domain-containing protein, with the protein MAIQFLTDEWATAVTDAANADEKFRTAAKGHDVVLSVSVSQSPANDDYYMHFSDGSLIVGIGSPPRTPDVEAELSYETNVELSRGALNGQTAAMTGQMKAVGNMMKMMSIGKAQDRLAELESGLDIDY; encoded by the coding sequence ATGGCAATCCAGTTCCTGACCGACGAATGGGCGACTGCGGTGACCGACGCGGCCAATGCCGACGAGAAGTTCCGCACGGCAGCGAAGGGACACGACGTGGTGCTCAGCGTCTCCGTGTCGCAGAGCCCGGCCAACGATGACTACTACATGCATTTCTCTGACGGGTCACTCATCGTCGGTATCGGGTCGCCACCGCGCACGCCCGACGTTGAGGCCGAGCTCAGCTACGAAACGAACGTCGAGCTGTCTCGGGGTGCGCTCAACGGCCAGACTGCGGCCATGACCGGGCAGATGAAAGCCGTCGGCAACATGATGAAGATGATGTCGATCGGAAAAGCCCAGGATCGGCTCGCAGAACTCGAGAGCGGCTTAGACATCGACTACTAG
- a CDS encoding VOC family protein produces the protein MLVKALGYVGVESPDAKEWLAFGPEVLGMEAVEASSGSVLLRIDDADHRIAVHHGDRNRMLYAGWDVGSEDALEAAGELLHKRGIGFEVGTEEDCAARGVLGFVTLSDPSGLRYELFYGQKVVPGSFRPGRAMSGFVTGAQGLGHVVLATPDLAQADRFLRGVLGFKKSDEIYTFIDLWFYHCNPRHHSIALTPMPGVRGLHHVMVEVQSFDDVGMAYDLCMSRNIPLSMTLGRHVNDRMVSFYVRTPSGFDLEYGWDGATVDDDTWTVAQYDRPSVWGHQMVAQTPPGALEAART, from the coding sequence ATGTTGGTGAAAGCGTTGGGTTATGTGGGTGTGGAGTCTCCGGATGCGAAGGAGTGGTTGGCGTTCGGTCCGGAGGTTTTGGGGATGGAGGCGGTTGAGGCGTCCAGTGGGTCGGTCCTGTTGCGGATCGACGACGCGGATCACCGGATCGCCGTTCATCACGGGGACCGCAACCGGATGCTGTATGCGGGGTGGGATGTGGGCAGCGAGGATGCGCTTGAGGCTGCCGGGGAGTTGCTGCACAAGCGGGGCATTGGGTTTGAGGTGGGAACCGAGGAGGACTGCGCGGCCCGCGGAGTGTTGGGCTTTGTGACGCTTTCGGATCCTTCGGGGTTGCGTTATGAGTTGTTCTACGGTCAGAAGGTGGTGCCGGGTTCCTTCCGGCCCGGCCGCGCGATGTCGGGGTTTGTCACCGGTGCGCAGGGGTTGGGTCATGTGGTGCTGGCGACGCCGGACCTCGCGCAGGCCGATCGGTTCTTGCGGGGGGTGTTGGGGTTCAAGAAGAGCGATGAGATTTACACCTTCATCGATCTGTGGTTTTACCACTGCAACCCGCGCCATCACAGCATCGCGTTGACCCCGATGCCGGGTGTGCGGGGACTGCACCACGTGATGGTGGAGGTGCAAAGTTTTGATGACGTGGGCATGGCCTATGACCTGTGCATGTCGCGCAACATTCCGCTGAGCATGACTTTGGGGCGCCATGTCAACGATCGGATGGTGTCGTTCTACGTACGCACACCGAGCGGGTTTGACCTCGAGTACGGCTGGGATGGGGCCACCGTCGACGACGACACCTGGACAGTCGCTCAGTACGACCGCCCCAGTGTCTGGGGCCACCAAATGGTCGCCCAAACACCACCAGGCGCACTCGAAGCCGCAAGAACATGA
- a CDS encoding dihydrodipicolinate synthase family protein: protein MRDTKLTVDDITGVVGIIPTPSIPTADQPGTAFSVDLDEAATLADAMVRGGVDVLMTTGTFGECASLTWDELQSFVATVVDAVAGRIPVFAGATTLNTRDTITRGRRLGELGADGLFVGRPMWLPLDDAGIVRFYRDVAEAVPNLALVVYDNPGAFKGKIGTPAYEALSQIPQVVAAKHLGLLSGSAFLSDLRAVSGRVRLLPLETDWYYFARLFPEEVTACWSGNVACGPAPVTHLRDLIRARRWDDCQALTDELEGALETLYPGGNFAEFLKYSIQIDNAQFQAAGFMRTGPTRPPYTEVPEAYLTGARQAGKNWAELQRRYARLAPVSIP, encoded by the coding sequence GTGCGTGACACGAAGTTGACCGTTGATGACATCACCGGGGTCGTCGGCATTATCCCTACGCCCTCCATCCCGACGGCCGACCAACCGGGCACCGCGTTCTCCGTAGACCTCGATGAGGCGGCGACGCTCGCCGACGCGATGGTCCGTGGCGGAGTGGATGTGCTCATGACCACGGGCACCTTCGGCGAGTGCGCCTCGCTGACGTGGGACGAGTTGCAGAGCTTTGTCGCCACCGTGGTCGACGCCGTCGCGGGACGTATCCCGGTTTTCGCCGGAGCGACGACGCTCAATACCCGCGATACGATCACGAGGGGTCGCCGGCTCGGCGAGCTCGGCGCCGATGGCCTGTTCGTGGGTCGTCCGATGTGGCTGCCCCTGGATGACGCCGGCATCGTGCGCTTCTACCGGGATGTGGCCGAGGCAGTGCCGAACTTGGCATTGGTGGTCTACGACAACCCCGGCGCCTTCAAGGGAAAGATCGGGACGCCCGCCTACGAGGCACTCAGCCAGATACCCCAGGTCGTCGCTGCCAAGCATCTCGGGCTGCTCAGTGGCTCCGCCTTCCTTTCCGACCTCCGCGCGGTAAGCGGTCGCGTGCGGCTACTGCCGCTTGAGACTGACTGGTACTACTTTGCGCGGCTCTTCCCAGAAGAGGTCACCGCCTGCTGGTCGGGCAATGTGGCCTGCGGCCCTGCGCCAGTAACGCACTTGCGCGACCTAATCAGAGCCCGCCGCTGGGACGACTGCCAAGCGCTCACCGACGAACTCGAGGGGGCTCTTGAGACGCTGTACCCGGGCGGCAACTTCGCCGAATTCCTCAAGTACAGCATCCAGATCGACAACGCCCAATTTCAGGCGGCCGGTTTCATGCGTACCGGGCCGACCCGACCGCCGTACACCGAAGTGCCGGAGGCTTATTTGACTGGAGCGCGACAGGCCGGCAAGAACTGGGCCGAACTGCAGCGGCGCTATGCGCGTCTAGCCCCCGTCTCGATCCCCTGA
- a CDS encoding cupin domain-containing protein: MSTAEISGLHEFDAELEAANLRGQWIYDEMLESVVGGPKPAGVPFLWRWQDVHAKLLKSCDVMPESLTARRNLSFINPDARGTTHTINMGMQMLKPGEIAYAHRHTMAALRFAIQGGPGLVTVVDGEPCQMDTYDLVLTPRWTWHDHENATSENVVWLDVLDIGLVLGLNVPFYEPYGEKRQPQREDPGEHLADRGGMLRPAWEQVKAANFPYRYPWRDVERQLQRMAGLAGSPYDGVVLRYANPVTGGSTMPTLDCWVQLLRPGQQTEAHRHTSSAVYFVVRGEGTTVVDGVELDWGPHDSFVVPNWSTHHFVNRSAQNALLFSVNDIPTLKALDLYYEEPELSLGTQPFPPVPANLRAR; encoded by the coding sequence ATGTCGACCGCTGAGATTTCAGGGCTTCACGAATTCGACGCCGAGCTCGAGGCTGCCAACTTACGTGGACAATGGATCTACGACGAAATGCTGGAGAGCGTCGTCGGCGGGCCCAAGCCTGCGGGTGTTCCCTTTCTGTGGCGATGGCAGGACGTTCACGCGAAGCTTCTGAAGTCGTGCGACGTGATGCCTGAAAGTTTGACGGCGCGACGCAATCTCTCGTTTATCAACCCGGATGCCCGAGGAACCACGCACACCATCAACATGGGTATGCAGATGCTCAAGCCCGGCGAGATTGCCTATGCGCACCGCCACACCATGGCGGCGCTCCGGTTCGCTATTCAAGGCGGCCCCGGCCTGGTGACTGTGGTGGATGGCGAGCCATGTCAAATGGACACCTACGACCTGGTTCTGACCCCTCGCTGGACGTGGCATGACCATGAGAACGCCACCTCGGAGAACGTCGTTTGGCTCGACGTGCTGGATATCGGCCTAGTGCTCGGGCTGAATGTGCCCTTCTATGAGCCCTATGGCGAGAAGCGCCAACCTCAACGCGAGGACCCGGGAGAGCATCTCGCTGACCGCGGTGGGATGCTGCGCCCGGCGTGGGAGCAGGTCAAGGCGGCGAACTTCCCGTACCGCTATCCTTGGCGTGACGTCGAGCGGCAGCTCCAGCGGATGGCGGGCCTTGCGGGCAGTCCCTACGACGGCGTAGTCCTGCGTTATGCGAACCCCGTTACCGGCGGATCGACTATGCCAACGCTGGATTGCTGGGTGCAGTTGCTGCGGCCGGGCCAGCAGACCGAGGCCCATCGCCACACGTCGAGTGCCGTGTATTTCGTCGTGCGCGGTGAGGGAACTACGGTCGTCGACGGGGTCGAACTCGACTGGGGGCCCCACGACAGCTTCGTGGTGCCCAACTGGAGCACCCATCACTTCGTCAACCGGTCGGCGCAAAATGCGTTGCTGTTCTCGGTCAACGACATCCCCACATTGAAGGCTCTCGATCTCTACTACGAAGAGCCCGAGCTGTCTTTGGGGACGCAGCCATTTCCGCCGGTCCCCGCTAACCTCCGAGCCCGCTGA
- a CDS encoding NAD(P)/FAD-dependent oxidoreductase: MTSRVVIVGSSVGGVRTAQALRSQGYDGDVVLVGEETALPYDKPPLSKALLAGTSDIAAVTLLSRDAAAADRIELLLGRRAIGVDVAACQVEFADDEPLRYDHLVVATGASARPSPWGQGSGIHVLRTLEDCLRLRDDLVAGVRLVVIGGGFIGAEVASTARSMGGQVTVVDPVPVPMSRVLTEEIGEWFIDLHRNHGVHTCFGIGVENVEGERGNLKIGLTDGTVLEADTVVVGIGAVPNDGWLMPSGLVVDDGLVCDEFCRAVTSENIYAVGDVSRWFHRARGVTMRIEHWTNAVDQASCVAHNILYPDELRCYEPVEYVWSDQYDWKIQVCGQTTHLGEPLVVGDRLSDNRFTVLYPDGEQRLGGAAVVNWPRALIECRRALQAGSDLESVRGRLEVLTNPPDTAATRSP, encoded by the coding sequence ATGACGTCGCGGGTCGTCATCGTCGGCAGTTCTGTCGGCGGGGTCCGCACGGCCCAGGCGCTGCGCTCGCAAGGCTACGATGGCGACGTCGTCCTGGTGGGCGAGGAAACTGCACTGCCCTACGACAAGCCGCCATTATCCAAGGCATTGCTTGCGGGTACGAGTGACATCGCCGCTGTGACGTTACTCAGTAGAGACGCTGCCGCCGCCGACCGCATCGAGCTTCTCCTCGGCCGCCGGGCGATCGGAGTGGATGTCGCAGCGTGTCAGGTCGAGTTCGCCGATGATGAGCCCCTGCGTTATGACCACCTGGTGGTGGCCACCGGAGCCAGCGCGCGACCATCCCCGTGGGGACAGGGATCGGGCATTCATGTGCTCCGCACTCTGGAGGACTGTCTGCGGCTACGAGACGACCTTGTCGCCGGTGTCCGCCTCGTGGTGATCGGGGGAGGATTCATCGGGGCCGAAGTTGCGTCAACCGCCCGGTCAATGGGGGGGCAGGTGACCGTTGTCGACCCGGTGCCCGTGCCGATGAGCAGGGTGCTGACCGAAGAGATCGGCGAGTGGTTCATCGATTTGCACCGCAACCACGGAGTGCACACGTGCTTCGGTATCGGTGTCGAGAATGTTGAGGGGGAGCGCGGCAACCTTAAGATCGGCCTCACGGACGGGACCGTTCTGGAAGCCGACACGGTGGTGGTGGGCATCGGCGCCGTTCCGAATGACGGCTGGCTGATGCCGTCGGGACTGGTAGTCGATGACGGCCTGGTCTGCGACGAGTTCTGTCGTGCAGTTACGTCAGAAAACATCTACGCAGTCGGCGACGTGTCGCGTTGGTTTCATCGCGCCCGCGGCGTGACGATGCGGATCGAACACTGGACAAACGCGGTCGACCAGGCCTCTTGCGTCGCGCATAATATTTTGTATCCCGATGAATTGCGCTGCTACGAGCCCGTCGAGTACGTCTGGAGCGACCAGTACGACTGGAAGATTCAGGTCTGTGGCCAGACAACTCACCTAGGAGAGCCACTCGTCGTCGGAGATCGACTGTCCGACAATCGATTCACAGTCCTCTACCCGGATGGCGAGCAACGTCTTGGTGGCGCGGCGGTGGTGAACTGGCCTCGAGCACTGATCGAGTGCAGGCGTGCGCTGCAGGCCGGTAGCGATCTCGAAAGTGTGCGGGGAAGGCTCGAAGTGTTGACGAACCCACCCGATACCGCCGCAACGCGATCGCCATAG
- a CDS encoding ferredoxin, translated as MGGVIKAKREVCQGYANCVVAAEDYFDIDDRGLVEVRKTEVPSADRTRVEEAARSCPVAALEVLDE; from the coding sequence ATGGGCGGAGTTATAAAGGCTAAGCGCGAGGTATGTCAGGGCTACGCGAACTGTGTCGTTGCAGCCGAGGATTACTTCGACATCGACGATCGGGGACTCGTGGAGGTCCGCAAGACGGAGGTTCCTTCCGCGGACAGGACCCGGGTCGAGGAGGCTGCGCGCAGCTGTCCGGTGGCCGCGCTGGAAGTCCTAGACGAATGA
- the hcaB gene encoding 3-(cis-5,6-dihydroxycyclohexa-1,3-dien-1-yl)propanoate dehydrogenase yields the protein MTGWLSGKRALIVGAGSGIGRATVDAFLNEDARVAVLEYDSGKCAALRQQLPDVPVIEGDGTTRTANDEAVQVAVDAFGGLDTLVNCVGIFDFYRRIQDIPAELIDQAFDEMFRINVLSHIHSVKAAVPALMGQDGASIVLTESASSFYPGRGGLLYVASKFAVRGVVTALAHELAPRIRVNGVAPGGTLNTDLRGLDSLDLGARRLDAAPDRARELAARTPLGVALSGQDHAWSYVFLASHRSRGLTGETIHPDGGFSLGPPHQRN from the coding sequence ATGACTGGCTGGCTGTCGGGTAAACGCGCGTTAATCGTGGGAGCAGGTTCGGGTATCGGTCGGGCCACGGTCGACGCGTTCCTGAACGAGGATGCCCGGGTGGCCGTGCTCGAGTACGACAGCGGTAAGTGCGCCGCGCTGCGCCAGCAGCTGCCCGACGTTCCGGTGATCGAGGGCGATGGGACCACTCGCACCGCCAACGACGAAGCAGTGCAGGTCGCTGTCGACGCCTTCGGCGGACTCGACACATTGGTGAACTGCGTGGGGATTTTCGATTTCTACCGCCGTATTCAGGACATCCCCGCCGAGCTGATCGACCAGGCGTTCGACGAAATGTTTCGCATCAACGTCCTGAGTCATATCCACTCAGTCAAGGCAGCAGTGCCGGCGCTGATGGGCCAGGACGGCGCCTCGATCGTGCTCACCGAGTCCGCGTCATCGTTCTATCCAGGACGCGGCGGCCTGCTGTATGTGGCGTCGAAGTTCGCGGTGCGCGGCGTAGTCACTGCACTGGCTCACGAACTCGCGCCGAGGATCCGTGTGAACGGTGTCGCCCCCGGGGGGACGTTGAACACCGACCTGCGCGGACTCGACAGCCTCGACCTCGGCGCCCGCCGTTTGGATGCTGCACCAGATCGGGCCCGCGAATTGGCTGCCCGCACACCGCTGGGCGTGGCCCTATCGGGTCAAGACCACGCCTGGAGTTACGTCTTCCTCGCTTCTCACCGCTCCCGCGGGCTCACCGGCGAAACGATCCATCCCGACGGCGGTTTCAGCCTCGGACCCCCACACCAGCGGAATTGA
- a CDS encoding 3-phenylpropionate/cinnamic acid dioxygenase subunit beta translates to MSVHDHQRIGQSAAPSVLGAHAPRAQRVGDPLPFDDPRHLEAHSFLVNEAYLLDAQDYDRWLGLLTEDIHYYMPVRITTAAGAGFDSSPGMAHFDENKYSLRRRVARFATEHAWTEDPPSRLRHFITNVRTFLSDDADHLVVDSAELLFRSRGDVNESTLLSCGREDLLRRDGNALKLARRTICVDESVLRMQNLAVFL, encoded by the coding sequence ATGAGCGTTCACGATCATCAGCGCATTGGTCAATCCGCGGCGCCATCGGTGCTCGGGGCGCACGCGCCGCGCGCCCAACGCGTCGGCGACCCGTTGCCGTTCGACGACCCTCGTCACCTCGAGGCGCATAGCTTCCTCGTCAACGAGGCGTACCTTCTCGATGCTCAAGACTACGACCGGTGGCTGGGTCTGCTTACCGAGGACATCCACTATTACATGCCGGTGCGGATCACCACCGCCGCGGGAGCCGGATTTGATAGCTCACCGGGAATGGCGCATTTCGACGAGAACAAATACTCACTTAGGCGCCGGGTTGCCCGTTTCGCCACCGAGCATGCCTGGACTGAGGATCCGCCGTCGCGTCTGCGTCACTTCATCACCAATGTGCGCACATTCCTCAGCGACGATGCCGACCACCTCGTGGTCGACAGCGCTGAGTTGCTGTTCCGCAGCCGTGGCGACGTCAACGAGTCCACGCTCCTCTCATGCGGTCGTGAAGATCTTCTACGTCGCGATGGCAACGCGCTCAAACTCGCACGCCGCACAATCTGCGTCGATGAATCAGTGCTTCGAATGCAAAATCTGGCGGTCTTCCTATGA
- a CDS encoding aromatic ring-hydroxylating dioxygenase subunit alpha — translation MQDNGEVLAAVRTGMIPAHVYNDKQIFSLEKERLFSRAWLFVAHESEIPQPGDYVARQVLQDSFIVARDSAGEIRVMFNMCLHRGMQVCRAEMGNASNFRCPYHGWSYRNDGRIIGLPFHQEAYGGDAGFNKTGQTLLPAPSVASYNGLIFLSMDPDAESLEEYLGDFRFYLDFYTRQGPNGLEVRGPQRWRVKANWKIAAENFAGDMYHTPQTHTSVVEIGLFREPKANKRKEGATYWAGRGGGTTYKLPEGSFEDRMSYVGYPAEMISRAKATWTEQQQQVVGTDGFMISAATCFPNISFVHNWPKVEDGEHVLPFISIRVWQPISENETEVLSWFAVDSDAPADFKANSYKAYLMCFGSTGMFEQDDVENWVSLTNTAGGSMARRLRLNSRMGLLADDVRVVDTLSSAQFHGPGYAQLGYNENNQRQLLRLWADYLDMPPLRVDPATVLSDNPHGIEPMVQTNGGAVADIDSGSAPTSEML, via the coding sequence ATGCAGGATAACGGTGAGGTGTTAGCGGCTGTACGCACTGGCATGATCCCGGCGCACGTGTATAACGACAAGCAAATTTTCTCGCTCGAGAAGGAGCGCCTGTTCAGTCGGGCGTGGTTGTTCGTGGCGCACGAATCGGAGATTCCGCAGCCGGGGGACTACGTGGCCAGACAAGTGTTGCAGGATTCGTTCATCGTCGCTCGTGATTCTGCCGGCGAGATCCGGGTGATGTTCAATATGTGCCTCCATCGCGGTATGCAGGTTTGCCGGGCGGAAATGGGGAACGCGTCGAACTTCAGATGCCCATACCACGGGTGGTCTTACCGCAATGACGGTCGCATTATTGGCCTGCCGTTTCACCAAGAGGCTTACGGAGGAGACGCCGGATTTAATAAGACGGGGCAGACCCTGTTGCCCGCGCCCAGTGTGGCCAGCTACAACGGGTTGATCTTTCTGTCGATGGATCCTGACGCAGAATCGCTTGAAGAGTATCTGGGTGATTTCAGGTTCTATCTCGATTTCTACACCAGGCAAGGCCCCAACGGTCTTGAGGTGCGAGGTCCGCAGCGTTGGCGGGTAAAAGCGAACTGGAAGATCGCAGCTGAAAATTTCGCCGGGGACATGTACCACACACCTCAGACGCACACGTCGGTGGTCGAGATCGGCTTGTTCCGAGAGCCGAAGGCTAACAAGCGCAAAGAAGGCGCCACGTATTGGGCGGGTAGAGGTGGGGGCACCACATACAAGCTGCCCGAGGGGAGTTTCGAGGACCGGATGAGCTATGTGGGCTACCCGGCGGAGATGATCAGTCGAGCCAAGGCCACGTGGACCGAGCAGCAGCAACAAGTCGTCGGCACCGACGGGTTCATGATCTCGGCCGCGACGTGTTTTCCCAACATCAGTTTCGTGCACAACTGGCCGAAAGTGGAGGACGGGGAGCACGTCTTGCCGTTCATTTCAATCCGGGTGTGGCAACCAATCAGCGAGAATGAAACTGAGGTGCTGTCGTGGTTTGCGGTGGATTCTGATGCCCCGGCAGATTTTAAGGCGAACTCGTATAAGGCTTATTTGATGTGTTTCGGCTCGACGGGAATGTTCGAGCAAGACGATGTCGAGAACTGGGTGTCGCTGACCAACACGGCGGGGGGTTCCATGGCCCGCCGACTGCGGCTGAACAGCCGGATGGGGCTGCTCGCAGACGATGTACGGGTGGTCGACACCCTTAGCAGCGCTCAATTCCACGGGCCGGGATACGCTCAGCTCGGTTACAACGAGAACAATCAACGGCAATTGTTGAGGCTCTGGGCCGACTACCTGGACATGCCGCCGCTGCGCGTCGACCCGGCTACGGTGCTCAGCGACAATCCGCATGGAATTGAACCAATGGTCCAGACCAACGGCGGGGCCGTCGCCGATATCGACTCGGGGTCCGCTCCGACGTCGGAGATGCTATGA
- a CDS encoding IclR family transcriptional regulator, translated as MQKPSLAGMERESTGKPPQYPIESVDNALRLLLLLGERSEIRLTDASEYLRVASSTAHRLLSMLQYRGFVRQDPASKAYQPGPSLTNVAFAVHSRMDIPRTAAPILRQLVDTLQETVHVGTLDGRLVRFIAALESPSAVRVISRLGSTRPAHCTSTGKVLLAGLSDDELDQLYPDPHLEPLTEHSVRTLTELRAQLAEVRKSGFAISRQESEEGVASVAVAVPQGGSGIRLALNASAPSYRFRPSDVRKACSALKDAAAELARNLG; from the coding sequence ATGCAGAAACCCTCACTCGCGGGCATGGAGCGTGAAAGCACAGGGAAGCCCCCGCAATATCCGATCGAGTCTGTCGACAACGCTCTTCGCCTACTCCTCCTCCTAGGAGAGCGCTCTGAGATCCGGCTCACTGACGCCAGTGAGTACCTGCGCGTCGCTTCGTCGACCGCGCATCGCCTGTTATCGATGCTTCAGTACCGCGGGTTCGTCCGCCAAGATCCGGCCAGCAAGGCGTACCAGCCCGGACCGTCCCTGACAAACGTGGCGTTCGCTGTCCACTCCAGGATGGACATACCACGCACGGCCGCCCCGATTCTGCGCCAGCTTGTCGACACGCTGCAGGAAACCGTGCACGTAGGAACGTTGGACGGCAGACTGGTTCGCTTCATCGCGGCACTCGAAAGCCCTTCTGCCGTCCGGGTGATCTCGCGTTTGGGTAGCACGCGTCCTGCACACTGCACGTCGACCGGCAAAGTTCTACTCGCCGGCCTATCCGACGACGAGCTGGACCAGTTGTACCCCGACCCACATTTGGAGCCACTCACTGAGCATTCCGTGCGCACTCTCACCGAACTGCGCGCTCAATTGGCAGAGGTCAGGAAAAGCGGGTTCGCGATCAGCAGGCAGGAAAGTGAGGAAGGCGTCGCGTCTGTTGCCGTGGCGGTACCCCAAGGTGGTTCCGGGATAAGGCTGGCACTAAACGCGTCAGCGCCGAGTTATCGATTCCGGCCCTCCGATGTTCGCAAAGCTTGCAGTGCCCTAAAAGACGCCGCCGCCGAGCTAGCCCGCAATCTCGGCTGA
- a CDS encoding DUF6262 family protein: protein MTDSRQRRITALTEAAKVKSQNKTRDAEQAIRRLIKRGDPITFQAVQREAGVSHAFLYNHPELRTRIEHLRGTRRKATADQPVDTDSTLVITLTRQIAELKKQHRQQLQALRAALERAHGENLDLRRELARRGIQPSPNVVSIATTS from the coding sequence ATGACCGACTCCCGACAACGCCGCATCACCGCCCTCACCGAAGCAGCGAAAGTCAAGTCGCAGAATAAAACCCGAGACGCCGAACAGGCTATCCGCCGACTCATCAAACGCGGCGACCCGATCACGTTCCAGGCCGTGCAACGCGAAGCAGGCGTCTCCCACGCCTTCCTCTACAACCATCCCGAACTGCGCACACGCATCGAGCACCTGCGCGGCACCCGCCGCAAAGCAACTGCCGACCAGCCCGTCGACACCGACAGCACGCTCGTCATCACGCTGACGCGCCAGATTGCCGAACTCAAGAAACAGCACCGCCAGCAACTGCAAGCACTCCGCGCCGCTCTCGAACGAGCACACGGAGAGAACCTCGACCTACGGCGCGAACTGGCTCGCCGCGGCATCCAGCCCTCACCTAACGTCGTATCGATCGCAACAACGTCCTGA